The following coding sequences are from one Liolophura sinensis isolate JHLJ2023 chromosome 12, CUHK_Ljap_v2, whole genome shotgun sequence window:
- the LOC135479358 gene encoding uncharacterized protein LOC135479358 — protein sequence MTEFENKSLAASPIKALCWFRKVDDTFVALNKTDNRQSLLDHLNTQNNRIQFTMEQECDKTIPFLDVLISKRNDKLLTSVYRKPTHSGQYVNYPSNQPNRIKRGIISTLTKRAIQISSINLQEEINHLKTAFTPPKTATHWWETTGSLRRAGGLTPSATEAPHI from the coding sequence atgacagaatttgaGAACAAATCCTTAGCTGCAAGCCCCATCAAAGCGTTGTGTTGGTTCCGTAAGGTAGATGACACATTCGTAGCACTAAACAAGACTGACAACCGCCAGTCCCTACTTGACCACCTCAACACCCAAAACAACAGGATACAGTTCACCATGGAACAAGAATGCGACAAAACCATACCGTTTCTGGATGTACTTATCAGCAAGAGGAACGACAAACTCCTCACTTCAGTATACCGCAAACCCACACACTCAGGCCAATACGTGAATTACCCATCTAACCAACCTAATCGGATCAAGAGAGGAATAATATCTACCCTAACAAAACGAGCCATACAGATATCCAGCATCAACctccaagaagaaataaatcacctcaAAACAGCCTTCACCCCACCCAAAACCGCCACCCATTGGTgggagactactgggtcattgcgccgcgctggcgggctaaccccctcggccacggaggccccacataTATAA